The following are encoded together in the Pectobacterium punjabense genome:
- a CDS encoding type II toxin-antitoxin system RelE/ParE family toxin: MRNIVILDSAKEELKDIKQYVRAKFGDSVWNTINAEYKVAIQRIKQTPQSGSDIDELKELGVTNVKYILVRQTRVVYEFDDNIVLIHLFINTRRDFRTHLFKRLLIQ, translated from the coding sequence ATGAGAAACATTGTCATTCTTGACAGTGCCAAGGAAGAACTCAAAGACATTAAGCAATATGTCAGAGCAAAATTTGGCGATTCTGTATGGAACACGATCAATGCAGAATACAAAGTGGCCATCCAGCGCATTAAGCAAACACCTCAAAGTGGCAGCGATATTGACGAGCTGAAAGAACTTGGCGTCACAAATGTCAAATACATACTGGTCAGACAAACAAGAGTGGTGTACGAATTTGACGACAACATCGTTCTGATTCATCTGTTTATCAACACCAGAAGGGACTTCAGGACTCATCTATTCAAAAGGCTTTTAATTCAATAA
- a CDS encoding type II toxin-antitoxin system Phd/YefM family antitoxin: MSLAEQIKPITYLKSNAAEIVKEFAVNPEPIIITQNGEAKMVVMDITEYEKQQETFALLKLLALGRKAFMEGKYSDAESFLDEMDD; encoded by the coding sequence ATGTCCCTTGCAGAGCAAATCAAACCTATCACCTACCTAAAATCCAATGCGGCGGAGATCGTCAAGGAATTCGCGGTCAACCCTGAGCCCATTATTATCACCCAAAATGGTGAAGCTAAAATGGTGGTGATGGACATCACGGAATATGAAAAACAACAAGAAACATTTGCTTTGCTGAAGCTGTTAGCATTGGGGCGAAAAGCGTTTATGGAAGGTAAATATTCCGATGCTGAATCTTTTTTGGATGAAATGGACGACTGA
- the yjgA gene encoding ribosome biogenesis factor YjgA, with the protein MKQKPEDWLNDVPDNQEDDEDDEIIWVSKSEIKRDAEALKDLGAELVELGKNALEKIPLDDDLRAAVELAQRIKREGRRRQLQLIGKLLRARDPEPIQTALDKLNNRHNQQVALFHKLEQLRDRLITEGDDVVPEILALYPHADRQQLRSLVRNAQKEKAANKPPKSARQIFQYLRELAETKD; encoded by the coding sequence ATGAAACAAAAACCCGAAGACTGGCTGAATGACGTCCCGGATAATCAAGAAGACGACGAAGATGATGAAATTATCTGGGTCAGCAAAAGCGAAATAAAGCGCGATGCTGAAGCACTGAAAGATCTCGGTGCGGAGCTGGTTGAGCTGGGAAAAAACGCCCTGGAGAAGATTCCGTTGGACGACGATCTGCGTGCAGCGGTGGAATTGGCACAGCGGATCAAGAGAGAAGGCCGTCGTCGTCAGCTACAGCTCATTGGTAAGCTACTACGCGCCCGCGATCCAGAACCGATCCAAACCGCGCTGGATAAGCTAAATAATCGTCACAATCAGCAGGTAGCCTTGTTCCACAAACTGGAACAGCTGCGCGACCGCCTGATTACCGAAGGGGACGATGTGGTTCCAGAGATCCTGGCACTGTACCCACATGCTGACCGTCAGCAGTTGCGTTCTCTGGTGCGCAATGCGCAGAAAGAGAAAGCGGCAAACAAGCCGCCGAAATCCGCCCGTCAGATCTTCCAATATCTGCGTGAACTGGCTGAAACCAAAGACTAA
- the pmbA gene encoding metalloprotease PmbA produces the protein MTITTQVAEQRKALELAVAQALELARAGSDAAEVAVSKTTGISVSTRYGDVENVEFNSDGALGITVYHQQRKGSASSTDLSPDAIARTVQAALDIARYTSVDPFAGPADRDLLAFDAPDLDLFHPTELDADRGIELAARAEQAALQADKRITNTEGGSFNSHYGVKVFGNSHGLLKSYCSSRHSMSSCVIAEVNGDMERDYAYTVGRALDDLLSPEWVGEECARRTLSRLSPRKLPTMQAPVMFSAEVATGLFGHLVGAISGGSVYRKSTFLLDKLGQQILPEWLTIEELPHLLKGLASTPFDSEGVRTQAREIVKAGVLQTWLMTSYSARKLGMQSTGHAGGIHNWRIAGQGLDFNGMLKQMGKGLLVTELMGQGVSGVTGDYSRGASGFWVENGEIQYPVSEITIAGNLKDMLRNIVTVGNDIETRSNIQCGSVLLPEMKIAGE, from the coding sequence ATGACGATAACTACTCAGGTTGCAGAGCAGCGTAAAGCGCTGGAACTCGCGGTTGCTCAGGCACTGGAACTGGCGCGTGCCGGTTCTGATGCGGCAGAGGTCGCGGTGTCAAAAACGACGGGCATTAGCGTCAGTACCCGTTATGGTGACGTTGAAAATGTTGAATTCAACAGCGATGGTGCGTTGGGCATTACGGTTTATCACCAACAGCGTAAAGGCAGCGCATCGTCTACCGATCTTAGCCCGGATGCGATAGCCCGTACTGTGCAGGCCGCGCTGGATATCGCGCGTTATACCTCAGTCGATCCTTTCGCTGGCCCTGCGGATCGCGATCTTCTGGCGTTTGACGCGCCGGATCTGGATCTGTTCCATCCAACTGAGTTGGATGCGGATCGCGGCATTGAATTAGCCGCTCGTGCAGAGCAGGCTGCATTACAGGCTGACAAGCGTATCACTAACACTGAAGGCGGCAGCTTTAACAGTCACTACGGCGTTAAGGTGTTTGGCAATAGCCATGGCTTGCTAAAAAGCTACTGCTCCAGCCGTCATTCCATGTCCAGCTGCGTGATTGCCGAAGTGAATGGTGATATGGAGCGGGATTATGCCTATACCGTTGGCCGTGCGCTGGATGATTTGCTGAGCCCTGAATGGGTGGGCGAAGAGTGCGCACGCCGGACGTTATCCCGTCTGTCACCGCGTAAACTGCCGACTATGCAGGCACCGGTGATGTTTTCTGCGGAAGTGGCGACAGGCCTGTTTGGTCACTTAGTCGGTGCCATCAGCGGCGGCAGCGTTTATCGTAAATCTACCTTCCTGCTGGATAAACTGGGTCAGCAGATTCTGCCGGAGTGGCTGACGATTGAGGAACTGCCGCACTTGCTAAAAGGGCTGGCTTCTACGCCATTCGACAGCGAAGGTGTGCGGACGCAGGCGCGTGAAATTGTGAAAGCAGGCGTGTTGCAGACGTGGCTGATGACGAGCTACTCCGCACGTAAGTTGGGGATGCAGAGCACCGGCCACGCGGGCGGCATCCACAATTGGCGGATTGCCGGACAAGGTTTAGATTTCAACGGCATGTTGAAACAGATGGGTAAAGGCCTACTGGTGACCGAACTGATGGGGCAAGGTGTGAGCGGTGTGACGGGAGATTATTCTCGTGGGGCATCTGGCTTCTGGGTCGAAAACGGTGAAATTCAGTATCCGGTCAGCGAGATTACGATTGCGGGCAACCTGAAAGATATGTTGCGCAATATTGTGACGGTGGGGAACGATATCGAAACCCGGAGCAATATCCAGTGTGGTTCCGTGTTGCTGCCTGAAATGAAGATCGCAGGGGAATAA
- the rnk gene encoding nucleoside diphosphate kinase regulator has protein sequence MTKPNLTISELDAERLDKLLEQPAFADSDIAQALNEELDRAEILPSASIPSHVVTMNSRVRFRDLNTNEEHIRTLVYPAAVKDSQEPLSVMAPLGAALLGMHVGNTIAWKLPNGEETRIEVVELLYQPEAAGEYHR, from the coding sequence ATGACGAAACCTAACCTGACAATCAGTGAATTGGATGCAGAACGTCTGGATAAGTTATTGGAGCAGCCCGCCTTTGCGGACAGCGATATCGCACAGGCGTTGAATGAGGAACTGGATCGGGCAGAAATTTTGCCTTCAGCATCGATTCCCTCACATGTCGTCACCATGAATAGTCGGGTGCGTTTCCGCGATCTGAATACCAATGAAGAGCATATCCGCACACTGGTGTATCCAGCCGCGGTGAAGGACAGTCAAGAACCGCTGTCGGTGATGGCTCCGCTGGGCGCAGCACTATTGGGAATGCATGTGGGAAACACGATCGCCTGGAAATTGCCAAACGGTGAAGAAACGCGAATTGAAGTAGTAGAACTACTCTATCAGCCAGAAGCCGCAGGCGAGTACCACCGCTAA
- the npr gene encoding PTS phosphocarrier protein NPr, whose product MTVRQTVEIKNKLGMHARPAMKLFELVQSFDAEVILRNDSGTEAEASSVIAMLMLDSAKGRLIEVEATGPDEDQALAAVIKLFEAGFDED is encoded by the coding sequence ATGACAGTCCGGCAAACGGTTGAAATCAAAAACAAGCTCGGTATGCACGCTCGTCCAGCGATGAAGTTGTTCGAATTGGTGCAGAGCTTTGATGCGGAAGTGATACTACGTAATGACAGCGGCACCGAAGCCGAAGCCAGCAGCGTGATTGCCATGTTGATGCTGGACTCGGCGAAAGGGCGTCTCATTGAGGTAGAAGCGACTGGCCCAGATGAAGATCAGGCACTGGCTGCCGTCATCAAGCTATTTGAAGCTGGGTTCGACGAAGACTAG
- the rapZ gene encoding RNase adapter RapZ, with amino-acid sequence MVLMIVSGRSGSGKSVALRALEDMGFYCVDNLPVVLLPELANTLAARNISAAVSIDVRNMPESPEIFEHAMEQLPSSFSPQLLFLDADRNTLIRRYSDTRRLHPLSSKNLSLESAIDEESDLLEPLRSRADLIIDTSEMSVHELAEMLRTRLLGKRERELTMVFESFGFKHGIPIDADYVFDVRFLPNPHWDPKLRPMTGLDKPVASFLDRHTEVHNFIYQTRSYLELWLPMLETNNRSYLTVAIGCTGGKHRSVYVAEQLADYFRSRGKNVQSRHRTLEKRKPS; translated from the coding sequence ATGGTACTGATGATTGTCAGCGGTCGCTCAGGATCAGGAAAATCTGTCGCCCTGCGCGCATTGGAAGATATGGGGTTCTACTGCGTAGATAATCTACCAGTGGTTCTTCTGCCAGAACTGGCAAATACGCTTGCGGCTCGTAATATTTCTGCCGCAGTCAGCATTGACGTGCGCAATATGCCGGAATCTCCAGAGATCTTCGAGCATGCCATGGAGCAACTGCCATCAAGCTTCTCGCCTCAGTTGCTGTTTCTGGACGCCGATCGCAACACGCTGATCCGTCGCTATAGCGATACCCGCCGCCTGCACCCACTGTCCAGCAAGAATCTGTCGTTGGAAAGCGCGATTGATGAAGAAAGCGACCTGCTGGAACCGCTGCGTTCGCGCGCCGATCTGATTATCGACACCTCAGAGATGTCGGTGCACGAACTGGCCGAAATGCTGCGTACACGGCTGCTCGGCAAGCGGGAACGCGAGCTTACGATGGTGTTCGAATCGTTCGGCTTTAAGCACGGTATTCCTATCGATGCGGATTACGTCTTTGACGTACGTTTCCTGCCGAACCCGCACTGGGACCCGAAACTGCGTCCGATGACCGGTCTAGACAAGCCCGTTGCGTCCTTCCTCGACCGACATACCGAAGTGCACAACTTTATCTACCAGACTCGTAGCTATCTCGAACTGTGGCTGCCGATGCTGGAAACCAATAACCGTAGCTACCTGACCGTCGCCATTGGCTGTACTGGCGGTAAGCACCGTTCGGTTTACGTCGCTGAACAGTTGGCAGACTATTTCCGCTCACGCGGTAAAAACGTACAGTCACGCCACCGTACGCTGGAAAAACGTAAACCCTCGTGA
- the ptsN gene encoding PTS IIA-like nitrogen regulatory protein PtsN produces the protein MSHDPVLQLSTVLRPECTRSTVHCQSKKRALEIISELAARQLNIPSQIIFDAILTRERMGSTGIGGGIAIPHGKLEDDNALGAIGVFIQLEQPIAFDAIDNQAVDLLFALLVPAEQCKTHLHTLSLVAKRLADKTVCRRLRAAQSDEELYQIMTEAG, from the coding sequence ATGAGCCACGATCCCGTATTGCAACTCAGCACCGTGTTACGTCCTGAGTGCACCCGAAGCACCGTCCACTGCCAGAGTAAAAAACGGGCATTGGAAATTATCAGCGAGCTGGCCGCCAGGCAGCTTAACATTCCCTCGCAGATTATCTTTGATGCCATCCTGACCCGGGAGCGGATGGGCAGCACGGGAATCGGCGGCGGCATTGCCATTCCTCACGGTAAGCTGGAAGACGATAATGCGCTGGGTGCCATCGGTGTTTTCATCCAGTTAGAGCAACCGATCGCTTTCGATGCTATTGATAATCAGGCTGTTGATCTGCTTTTTGCCTTGCTGGTTCCAGCGGAACAATGTAAAACCCATTTGCATACCCTGTCGCTTGTTGCCAAACGACTGGCGGATAAAACGGTTTGCCGACGCCTACGCGCGGCGCAAAGCGATGAAGAGCTGTACCAGATTATGACGGAAGCGGGTTAA
- the hpf gene encoding ribosome hibernation promoting factor: MQLNITGHHIEITEPLRDFVNGKFAKLEQYFDRINQVNVVLRVEKVQQIAEATLHVNGGELHATSEAADMYAAIDLLIDKLARQLNKHKDKLKQH; the protein is encoded by the coding sequence ATGCAGCTCAACATTACCGGACACCACATCGAGATCACTGAACCACTGCGTGATTTTGTAAATGGCAAATTTGCCAAATTAGAGCAGTATTTTGACCGGATTAATCAGGTCAATGTGGTATTGAGAGTGGAAAAAGTTCAGCAAATTGCCGAGGCCACGCTCCATGTTAATGGTGGGGAGCTGCATGCAACCTCCGAGGCGGCAGATATGTACGCCGCGATAGATTTATTGATTGATAAGCTGGCAAGACAGCTCAATAAGCATAAAGATAAGCTCAAGCAGCACTAA
- the rpoN gene encoding RNA polymerase factor sigma-54, with protein MKQGLQLRLSQQLAMTPQLQQAIRLLQLSTLELQQEIQLALESNPLLEQTDQHDEIESFEKADSDSLDTGEALEQRDMPEELPLDATWDEIYSAGTPSGTGTDYRDEELPIYQGETTQTLQDYLMWQVELTPFSDTDAAIATSIVDAVDNTGYLTVPLEDILDSIGDDDVTLEEVEAVLKRVQRFDPVGVAARDLRDCLLVQLSQFDNSTPRLLEARLIVSDHLDLLANHDFRSLIRVTRLKEEVLKEALALIQSLDPRPGQSINTGESEYVIPDVLVRKVQGIWAVELNTDSVPRLQINQQYAALGNSTRNDSDGQFIRSNLQEARWLIKSLESRNDTLLKVTRCIVEQQQDFFEQGEEFMKPMVLADIAQAVDMHESTISRVTTQKFLHSPRGIFELKYFFSSHVNTDSGGEASSTAIRALVKKLIAAENPAKPLSDSKLTTLLSDQGIIVARRTVAKYRESLSIPPSNQRKQLI; from the coding sequence ATGAAGCAAGGTTTGCAACTCAGGCTTAGCCAGCAACTGGCCATGACTCCACAGCTCCAACAGGCAATTCGGCTGTTGCAACTGTCCACGCTTGAATTGCAACAGGAGATTCAACTGGCGCTGGAAAGCAATCCGTTGCTTGAACAAACGGATCAGCACGACGAAATCGAGTCATTCGAAAAGGCAGACAGCGATTCACTGGATACCGGTGAAGCCCTCGAGCAACGGGACATGCCGGAAGAATTACCGCTCGATGCCACCTGGGATGAGATTTATTCCGCGGGCACGCCGTCGGGCACTGGCACCGATTATCGCGACGAAGAACTGCCAATTTATCAAGGTGAAACCACGCAAACGCTTCAGGATTACCTGATGTGGCAGGTTGAGCTGACGCCGTTTTCAGATACCGATGCCGCCATCGCGACCTCGATTGTCGATGCCGTGGACAACACTGGCTACCTGACGGTGCCGCTGGAAGACATCCTCGACAGCATCGGTGACGACGACGTGACGCTGGAAGAAGTCGAAGCCGTACTTAAGCGCGTGCAACGCTTCGATCCTGTAGGCGTTGCTGCTCGAGACCTGCGTGATTGTCTGCTGGTGCAACTTTCCCAATTTGACAACAGCACGCCGCGCTTGCTCGAGGCTCGCCTGATCGTCAGCGATCATCTCGATCTGTTAGCCAACCATGATTTCCGCAGCCTGATCCGCGTGACTCGTCTAAAAGAAGAGGTGCTGAAAGAAGCGCTGGCGCTGATCCAATCGCTCGATCCCCGACCGGGACAATCGATCAACACCGGTGAATCTGAATACGTGATTCCTGACGTGCTGGTACGTAAAGTTCAGGGGATCTGGGCCGTCGAACTCAACACCGACAGCGTTCCCCGTTTGCAGATTAATCAGCAATATGCGGCGCTGGGTAACAGCACGCGCAACGACAGCGACGGGCAATTTATTCGCAGTAACCTGCAAGAAGCGCGCTGGCTCATCAAAAGTCTGGAAAGCCGCAATGACACGCTGCTGAAAGTGACCCGCTGCATCGTCGAACAGCAGCAGGATTTCTTCGAGCAGGGCGAAGAATTCATGAAGCCTATGGTGTTGGCAGACATCGCCCAAGCGGTAGATATGCATGAATCCACCATCTCACGCGTGACGACACAGAAGTTCCTGCACAGCCCGCGCGGCATTTTTGAGCTAAAATATTTCTTCTCCAGCCACGTTAATACCGATAGCGGCGGAGAAGCCTCGTCAACGGCAATCCGTGCGCTGGTGAAAAAGCTTATTGCCGCGGAAAACCCTGCGAAGCCATTGAGCGACAGCAAGCTCACCACGTTGCTCTCCGATCAGGGCATCATCGTGGCACGCCGTACCGTCGCAAAATACCGAGAGTCTTTATCTATCCCACCATCGAATCAGCGTAAACAACTGATTTGA
- the lptB gene encoding LPS export ABC transporter ATP-binding protein, which produces MATLTAENLAKAYKGRKVVENVSLTVNSGEIVGLLGPNGAGKTTTFYMVVGIVPRDEGRIAIDDDDISLLPLHERALRGIGYLPQEASIFRRLSVYGNLMAVLQIRKDLTTEQQEDRANELMEEFNITHLSDSLGQSLSGGERRRVEIARALAANPKFILLDEPFAGVDPISVLDIKKIIEHLRDSGLGVLITDHNVRETLDVCERAYIVSQGNLIAHGSPTDILADEQVKRVYLGEGFRL; this is translated from the coding sequence ATGGCAACATTAACCGCAGAAAATCTGGCTAAGGCGTACAAAGGCCGTAAGGTCGTGGAGAACGTCAGCCTCACCGTCAACTCCGGTGAAATCGTCGGCCTGCTCGGGCCGAACGGTGCAGGAAAGACCACAACATTCTACATGGTCGTGGGTATCGTCCCACGTGATGAAGGACGCATCGCCATTGATGACGACGACATCAGCCTGCTTCCTCTGCACGAGCGCGCCTTACGCGGCATCGGCTACCTGCCGCAGGAAGCCTCGATTTTTCGTCGCTTAAGCGTCTACGGCAACCTGATGGCGGTGTTACAGATCCGTAAAGATTTGACGACCGAGCAGCAGGAAGATCGTGCCAACGAGTTAATGGAAGAATTCAATATTACTCATTTGAGCGATAGTCTGGGACAATCTCTGTCGGGTGGGGAAAGACGCCGCGTGGAGATTGCGCGTGCGCTAGCGGCAAACCCAAAATTTATCCTGCTGGATGAACCGTTTGCGGGCGTAGACCCGATCTCCGTACTGGATATTAAAAAAATTATTGAGCATCTGCGTGACAGCGGACTGGGCGTGTTGATTACCGATCATAACGTCCGCGAGACGCTGGATGTCTGTGAACGAGCCTACATCGTGAGTCAGGGCAACCTGATCGCCCACGGTTCACCGACCGATATTCTGGCCGATGAACAGGTGAAACGCGTCTATCTGGGCGAAGGCTTCCGACTCTGA
- the lptA gene encoding lipopolysaccharide ABC transporter substrate-binding protein LptA translates to MKSKTNNLMRNTLIASSLFAVSVSAFAVTGDSNQPIHIDSAQQSLDMQGNTVTFTGNVVVKQGTIEVKADKVVVTRPQGAQGSEVVEGYGNPVTFYQMQDNGKPVKGHAQKIRYELAKDLLVLTGNAYLEQQDSNVKGDRITYLVKQQQMEATSDKGKRVTTVLVPSQLQEKENKSQPSRSQQPQPRVTE, encoded by the coding sequence ATGAAATCCAAAACCAATAACCTGATGCGTAACACCCTGATCGCCAGCTCGCTGTTCGCCGTCAGCGTTTCCGCCTTTGCCGTGACTGGCGATAGCAACCAGCCTATTCACATTGATTCAGCCCAGCAATCTCTGGACATGCAGGGCAACACCGTGACGTTCACCGGCAATGTTGTCGTGAAACAAGGAACGATTGAAGTGAAGGCCGATAAGGTCGTTGTGACACGTCCACAGGGTGCACAAGGCAGCGAAGTGGTGGAAGGTTACGGTAACCCCGTGACGTTCTACCAGATGCAGGATAACGGCAAGCCGGTAAAAGGCCACGCGCAAAAAATCCGCTATGAGCTGGCCAAAGACCTTCTGGTACTGACAGGTAATGCCTATCTGGAACAGCAGGACAGCAATGTCAAAGGCGATCGCATCACCTATTTGGTGAAACAACAGCAGATGGAAGCGACCAGCGATAAAGGAAAACGCGTGACGACGGTGTTAGTCCCCTCTCAGCTTCAGGAGAAAGAGAACAAAAGCCAGCCTTCTCGTTCTCAACAACCGCAACCACGGGTCACTGAATAA
- the lptC gene encoding LPS export ABC transporter periplasmic protein LptC yields MSKTKRWLTAFLALLVLILIGWNIADDDTVSTPDANDPTVPVYTSEKTNTQVYSPAGKLSYRLISEKAEYFNDEQLSWFTTPVATLFNEQGIATWSVRADRAKLTKDKMLYLYGHVEVNSLTKDTQLQRITTNNAQVNLVTQDVASDDEVILYGASFTSSGMKMRGNLRNKTAELIEKVKTSYEIQNQ; encoded by the coding sequence ATGAGTAAAACCAAGCGTTGGCTGACCGCTTTTCTCGCCCTGTTGGTATTGATCCTCATCGGCTGGAATATTGCGGATGACGACACCGTATCGACACCGGATGCAAATGACCCTACTGTGCCAGTCTATACCAGCGAAAAGACCAACACTCAGGTATACAGCCCTGCGGGTAAACTAAGCTACAGACTGATTTCGGAAAAAGCGGAGTATTTCAACGATGAGCAGTTGAGTTGGTTTACGACCCCCGTTGCCACGCTGTTCAATGAACAAGGCATTGCAACCTGGTCAGTACGCGCCGATCGCGCCAAGCTGACAAAAGACAAGATGCTCTATCTGTATGGCCACGTCGAGGTGAATAGCCTGACAAAGGACACTCAGCTTCAGCGCATCACAACGAATAATGCCCAGGTGAACCTGGTCACGCAGGACGTCGCTTCCGATGATGAAGTCATCCTGTACGGCGCCAGCTTTACCTCAAGCGGAATGAAAATGCGCGGAAATCTGCGTAATAAAACGGCCGAGTTGATCGAAAAGGTAAAAACCTCTTATGAAATCCAAAACCAATAA
- the kdsC gene encoding 3-deoxy-manno-octulosonate-8-phosphatase KdsC, with amino-acid sequence MSETRAQTDTCYGPVDQQVLDKAREVRLLICDVDGVMSDGLIYMGNHGEELKAFNVRDGYGIRCLLTSGLEVAIITGRSAKLLEDRCKTLGINHLYQGQSDKVLAFNDLLDKLSVTANQVAYIGDDMIDWPVMAQVGLSVAVADAHPLLLPRADYVTRIAGGRGAVRELCDLILFSQDKLEHAKGLSI; translated from the coding sequence ATGAGTGAAACCAGGGCGCAAACCGATACCTGTTATGGGCCTGTCGATCAACAGGTACTGGATAAAGCCCGTGAAGTTCGCCTGTTAATCTGCGACGTTGACGGCGTGATGTCCGATGGTCTGATTTACATGGGTAACCACGGCGAAGAGCTGAAAGCGTTTAACGTCCGTGATGGCTATGGTATTCGCTGCTTGCTGACGTCTGGCCTTGAGGTTGCCATCATTACCGGGCGTTCCGCAAAATTGCTGGAAGATCGCTGTAAAACACTGGGCATTAACCACCTTTATCAAGGGCAATCGGATAAGGTTTTGGCCTTCAACGATCTGTTGGATAAACTGTCGGTCACAGCAAATCAGGTGGCCTATATCGGCGACGACATGATCGACTGGCCAGTGATGGCACAGGTTGGTCTGAGCGTTGCCGTAGCGGACGCCCACCCGCTGCTGTTACCGCGCGCGGATTATGTCACCCGTATTGCGGGTGGCCGTGGCGCAGTTCGTGAGCTGTGTGATTTGATTCTGTTCTCGCAGGACAAGCTGGAGCATGCCAAAGGGTTGTCGATATGA
- the kdsD gene encoding arabinose-5-phosphate isomerase KdsD has translation MSQFEHDAHLKQQSDRALSDHATQADHERQSDHTQQKGPELPANFDFQQAGKQVLSIERDGLAQLDQYIDDNFTLACKKIFHCQGKVVVMGMGKSGHIGCKIAATFASTGTPAFFVHPGEASHGDLGMVTPHDVVIAISNSGESHEILSLIPVLKRQKVFLICMTSAPESTMGKAADIHLCVHVPQEACPLGLAPTTSTTATLVMGDALAVALLQARGFTAEDFALSHPGGALGRKLLLRISDIMHSGDEIPHVPHDASLRDALVEITRKNLGMTVICEADMKIQGIFTDGDLRRIFDMNIDLNSARIADVMTAGGIRVAPQTLAVDALNLMQSRHITSVLVAENDRLVGIVHMHDMLRAGVV, from the coding sequence ATGTCACAGTTTGAACACGATGCTCATCTAAAACAGCAGTCTGACCGTGCACTATCCGATCATGCAACACAAGCCGATCACGAACGACAATCCGATCACACGCAACAGAAGGGGCCTGAACTGCCAGCAAACTTCGATTTCCAGCAGGCAGGCAAGCAGGTACTGAGCATCGAGCGCGATGGGCTTGCGCAATTAGATCAGTATATTGACGACAATTTTACGCTCGCCTGTAAAAAGATCTTTCACTGTCAGGGCAAAGTGGTAGTGATGGGAATGGGCAAGTCCGGCCACATCGGCTGTAAGATTGCCGCAACCTTCGCCAGCACCGGTACGCCCGCTTTTTTTGTCCATCCAGGCGAAGCCAGCCACGGTGACCTTGGCATGGTAACGCCGCACGATGTCGTGATCGCGATTTCCAACTCTGGCGAATCCCATGAAATCCTGTCGCTGATCCCTGTTCTGAAACGACAGAAAGTGTTCCTGATCTGCATGACCAGCGCACCAGAAAGTACGATGGGTAAAGCGGCGGATATACACCTGTGCGTCCACGTTCCTCAGGAAGCCTGCCCGCTCGGTTTGGCTCCTACCACCAGCACGACTGCGACGCTGGTGATGGGCGATGCGCTCGCCGTGGCGTTGCTACAGGCGCGCGGTTTTACTGCCGAAGATTTCGCCCTCTCTCACCCCGGTGGCGCACTTGGCCGCAAACTTTTACTGCGTATCAGCGATATCATGCATTCTGGCGACGAGATTCCCCATGTCCCACACGATGCCTCGCTGCGTGATGCACTGGTGGAAATTACGCGCAAAAATCTGGGTATGACGGTAATCTGCGAAGCGGATATGAAAATTCAGGGTATCTTTACCGATGGTGACCTGCGCCGTATCTTCGACATGAATATTGACTTGAACAGCGCGCGCATTGCTGATGTGATGACCGCGGGCGGCATCCGAGTTGCACCGCAAACGCTGGCGGTGGACGCACTTAATCTGATGCAGTCGCGCCACATTACCTCAGTGCTGGTGGCAGAGAACGATCGTCTGGTCGGTATTGTCCATATGCACGATATGCTGCGGGCTGGCGTGGTTTAA